The following are encoded together in the Tepidiforma bonchosmolovskayae genome:
- a CDS encoding DUF402 domain-containing protein → MDVRTARARPGARVLLRATKYDGTAHWLQPFRVLSDDGNLLVTAYRARTPIYTSRGEFRSPYDSIVYFWRDRWYNVFRLSRPGCRTALWYCNVTTPPTFDGCQIGYVDLDLDVKVYPSGCIELLDEDEFEAHRVAYSYPEHIVANARRAAEEVARLAREHRFPFSCG, encoded by the coding sequence ATGGACGTCCGAACAGCGCGGGCCCGCCCGGGCGCCAGGGTGCTCCTGAGGGCAACGAAGTACGACGGCACCGCCCACTGGCTCCAGCCGTTCCGCGTACTGTCCGACGACGGGAACCTCCTTGTCACGGCCTACCGCGCGCGCACGCCAATCTACACCTCCCGCGGGGAGTTCCGATCCCCGTACGATTCCATCGTCTACTTCTGGCGCGACCGCTGGTACAACGTCTTCCGCCTCTCCCGGCCGGGCTGCCGCACTGCCCTCTGGTACTGCAACGTCACCACACCGCCGACCTTCGACGGGTGCCAGATCGGCTATGTCGACCTCGACCTCGATGTGAAGGTGTACCCCAGCGGCTGCATCGAGCTGCTCGACGAAGACGAGTTCGAAGCACACCGGGTCGCCTACAGCTACCCCGAGCACATCGTGGCGAACGCCCGGAGGGCGGCGGAGGAGGTCGCGCGGCTCGCCCGGGAGCATCGCTTCCCGTTCAGTTGCGGATGA
- a CDS encoding thiolase family protein — MAHPLRGVAAITGLGMTPMGRIYRSTNELAAEAVANAIADAGLRKDDIDGLLINAGITGTTGGGLTLGLQNYLGLKNLRLLNHMNAAGSTAAQMVQYATLAIHAGIATHVLCVFADAPLKEGTSAGAAYGGAARNPQRPKGMAGLYAAAGYFGANTPYALAARRHMALYGTKQDHLGIIAVGQRQWATMNPLAQMREPITLEDYHASRWIIEPLHLLDCCLVSNGAVAVIVSPADRAKDMPQPPVYIHGMGQGHPGDSGRAGSDWETETGARIAAETAYRMAGVGPSDITCCQIYDCYTYTVLVTLEDYGFCKKGEGGPFVEDGKLGPGGSLPTNTGGGELSAYYMWGMTPLSEGIIQGRGHGGERQVKNDVILVTGNGGNLSYHACLILSPHPA; from the coding sequence ATGGCTCACCCGCTCCGTGGCGTCGCGGCCATCACCGGGCTCGGCATGACCCCGATGGGCCGCATCTACCGATCCACCAACGAACTCGCCGCCGAGGCTGTCGCGAATGCCATCGCCGATGCCGGGTTGCGGAAAGACGACATCGATGGCCTGCTCATCAACGCCGGCATTACGGGAACCACCGGCGGCGGCCTCACGCTCGGCCTGCAGAACTACCTTGGCCTGAAGAATCTGCGGCTCCTGAATCACATGAACGCCGCCGGATCTACTGCCGCACAGATGGTGCAGTACGCCACCCTGGCGATTCACGCCGGCATAGCGACCCATGTCCTCTGCGTTTTCGCAGATGCGCCGCTCAAAGAGGGAACCTCGGCGGGCGCGGCCTACGGCGGCGCCGCCCGGAACCCGCAGCGGCCGAAGGGCATGGCAGGGCTGTACGCAGCGGCCGGCTACTTCGGTGCCAATACCCCCTACGCGCTTGCTGCACGCCGTCACATGGCCCTCTACGGCACCAAACAGGACCACCTCGGCATCATCGCCGTCGGGCAGCGGCAGTGGGCCACGATGAACCCCCTGGCCCAGATGCGTGAGCCGATCACGCTCGAGGACTACCACGCCTCACGCTGGATCATCGAGCCGCTCCACCTGCTCGACTGCTGTCTCGTCTCCAATGGGGCCGTGGCGGTCATTGTCAGCCCGGCCGACCGGGCCAAAGACATGCCGCAGCCCCCGGTGTACATCCACGGGATGGGGCAGGGACACCCGGGCGACAGCGGACGTGCGGGCTCTGACTGGGAAACCGAGACCGGCGCCCGCATCGCCGCCGAAACGGCCTACCGGATGGCCGGCGTCGGGCCGTCTGACATCACCTGCTGCCAGATTTACGACTGCTACACCTACACAGTCCTCGTGACGCTCGAGGATTACGGGTTCTGCAAGAAGGGCGAAGGCGGCCCCTTCGTGGAGGACGGGAAGCTGGGTCCGGGCGGCTCCCTGCCGACCAACACGGGCGGCGGCGAGCTCTCGGCCTACTACATGTGGGGCATGACCCCGCTGAGCGAAGGCATCATCCAAGGACGCGGCCACGGCGGGGAGCGGCAGGTCAAGAACGACGTCATCCTGGTGACGGGGAACGGCGGCAATCTGAGCTACCACGCCTGCCTCATCCTCAGCCCGCACCCTGCCTGA
- a CDS encoding VOC family protein, with translation MTREPVLGMVFWATDVGALTDFLVAVAGAELRERHPGYAALRLAGSLIEVHADESFRGHPWFHALAREGVARGIGAELLIPVADVAAAYRKALALGAQTIAPPYEFEGRLECEVMGPDGYVFGLWQPWEFATSG, from the coding sequence GTGACACGGGAGCCAGTCCTCGGCATGGTCTTCTGGGCGACCGACGTTGGCGCCCTTACGGACTTTCTTGTGGCGGTTGCGGGCGCGGAACTGCGTGAACGCCACCCCGGTTACGCGGCACTGCGCCTCGCAGGCTCCCTCATCGAGGTCCATGCCGACGAATCGTTCCGCGGCCACCCGTGGTTCCATGCCCTTGCCCGCGAGGGCGTGGCCCGGGGCATCGGAGCGGAGCTGCTGATTCCCGTCGCCGACGTGGCCGCCGCGTACCGCAAGGCGCTCGCGCTCGGCGCGCAGACTATCGCGCCGCCGTACGAGTTCGAAGGCCGGCTCGAATGCGAGGTCATGGGGCCGGACGGCTATGTCTTCGGTCTATGGCAGCCATGGGAGTTCGCTACATCGGGCTGA
- a CDS encoding ABC transporter permease, protein MNELFGVSMTIIASVCVAVTVLIFLAIGFIAWRNPVMFKMGLRNIPRRKAQTALIIVGLMLSTLIMSAAFGTGDTLTSSVSAQVYSMLGETDEWIAWDAQKNPAPQEDQVIPLALVDEWKAELADDPDIEAIVPLQRETLPVQNVRTRLNEPSARIVAFRPDDAAALGGLKDLKGDPVELVGRTIAVNEDLAKQLDAREGDQVLLFYKGLAVEFTVVAITPSNVLSGAADPFAMRGGAVPFDTFAQLTGRGDVADAVVVSNVGGVEGGLNRSRAVTARLETVLEGTPYRVVEVKRELVGTAELVGSAFTAIFVVFGLFSIAAGILLIFLIFVMLAAERKPEIGMARAVGAKRRQIVESFLSEGMGYDLGSAVVGLFAGMAVTVGMVQVIQYFGGDSLGLDLTVRFTPRSMVTAFCLGIIATFLVIFIASWRASRINITAAIRDLPETSPLDPEASTWRGYYRAAINGIAAFSLPIGAAFLLFGTPGLLLGVPLMLVGLISPWFYLLRNSDVAAPRARRTGEPAPRWPWLVGILLPVIGWFLVLPWYAVALVLVRLTRDRKPARLPRWLGIGALAVWPLAFLAAMLQDWRVRVPWTAAAAIAFGIAGVALTYGGLDRDSSFFFLLGVSTVFLWGAVTLRYFGVSERLAFSGTSALLLALWYLPRKWLEPITGPLEGDIEMFFLSGVVMVTCGVFIVVYNADIVLPAIAGLGNRFGRLVPALKTAVAYPLTSRFRNGMTMAMIGLIMFSLVMMSTINENFAALFLNDESKGGFDVVGTVNENNPIDDIKGALASAGVDIAPVEAVGMARVASQEEVEVENRDGFVNTDDGTVAPYSSIKLFGVDDGFLAAQELKLKFRAAGYADDAAVWKALREQPNLALLPGDATTAPQGFGGGGNLRLRLKPLTDGFAPFTLDLRDPGTGEVTTVTVIGQLKESADTFFALSSPDFGTGIVVREATLREAFPAARGELFFLRLAAGTDSEAFAKTVEAALVQASADSLDALLADQQRQQTGFLLVFQGFMGLGLIVGIAALAVIASRAVVERRQQIGMLRAIGYTRRMVALSFLLESAFIAVAGILLGLVLGLSLAWVLFTTEELFEGSESVSFIVPWLQLAVICAVAFGSSILMTVLPARSASRVPVAEALRYE, encoded by the coding sequence ATGAACGAGCTGTTCGGCGTCTCGATGACCATCATCGCCAGCGTCTGCGTGGCGGTGACGGTCCTCATCTTCCTCGCAATCGGGTTCATCGCCTGGCGCAACCCGGTGATGTTCAAAATGGGCCTGCGCAACATTCCCCGGCGGAAGGCGCAGACGGCGCTCATCATCGTCGGCCTCATGCTCTCGACGCTCATCATGAGCGCCGCGTTCGGCACTGGCGACACCCTCACGTCGTCGGTGAGCGCACAGGTCTACAGCATGCTGGGCGAAACAGACGAATGGATTGCGTGGGATGCACAGAAGAACCCGGCTCCGCAGGAAGACCAGGTCATCCCGCTGGCGCTGGTTGACGAGTGGAAGGCGGAGCTTGCGGACGACCCGGATATCGAAGCGATTGTCCCGCTCCAGCGTGAGACGCTGCCTGTTCAGAACGTCCGCACCCGCCTCAACGAGCCGTCCGCGCGCATCGTCGCGTTCCGGCCGGATGACGCTGCAGCGCTCGGCGGGCTGAAGGACCTCAAAGGCGACCCGGTTGAGCTGGTCGGCCGGACGATCGCCGTCAACGAAGACCTGGCGAAGCAGCTGGACGCCAGGGAGGGCGACCAGGTCCTGCTCTTCTACAAGGGGCTTGCCGTGGAGTTCACGGTGGTCGCCATCACACCGTCAAACGTCCTGTCGGGCGCGGCCGACCCCTTCGCCATGCGCGGCGGCGCGGTTCCGTTCGACACCTTTGCCCAGCTGACCGGCCGTGGCGACGTGGCCGATGCCGTCGTGGTCTCCAACGTCGGCGGTGTCGAGGGCGGGCTCAATCGCTCGCGGGCCGTGACCGCCCGGCTCGAAACCGTGCTGGAAGGCACGCCCTACCGGGTCGTGGAAGTGAAGCGGGAGCTTGTCGGAACGGCGGAGCTCGTCGGCTCGGCGTTCACCGCGATCTTCGTGGTGTTCGGCCTGTTCTCCATCGCGGCCGGCATCCTGCTCATCTTCCTCATCTTCGTCATGCTCGCAGCGGAACGGAAACCCGAGATCGGCATGGCCCGGGCCGTGGGAGCGAAGCGCCGGCAGATTGTCGAGTCGTTCCTGTCCGAGGGGATGGGGTACGACCTCGGCTCCGCGGTCGTCGGCCTGTTCGCCGGGATGGCGGTCACGGTCGGCATGGTCCAGGTGATCCAGTATTTCGGCGGCGACAGCCTCGGCCTCGACCTGACCGTCAGGTTCACGCCGCGGAGCATGGTGACAGCGTTCTGCCTCGGCATCATCGCCACGTTCCTCGTCATCTTCATCGCCTCGTGGCGGGCGAGCCGCATCAACATCACGGCTGCGATTCGCGACCTGCCGGAGACGAGCCCACTTGACCCCGAGGCGTCGACCTGGCGCGGCTATTACCGCGCAGCGATCAACGGCATCGCGGCGTTCAGCCTGCCGATCGGCGCGGCATTTTTGCTCTTCGGCACGCCCGGGCTCCTGCTGGGCGTCCCGCTCATGCTCGTCGGGCTCATCAGCCCGTGGTTCTACCTCCTCCGCAACAGCGACGTGGCCGCGCCGCGGGCCCGGCGCACCGGGGAGCCGGCCCCGCGCTGGCCGTGGCTGGTGGGCATCCTCCTCCCGGTCATCGGCTGGTTCCTCGTGCTTCCGTGGTACGCCGTTGCGCTGGTGCTGGTGCGCCTGACCCGGGACCGGAAGCCCGCGCGTCTCCCGCGATGGCTCGGCATCGGTGCGCTCGCGGTGTGGCCGCTCGCCTTCCTTGCGGCAATGCTGCAGGACTGGCGCGTGCGCGTCCCCTGGACTGCAGCGGCGGCAATCGCCTTCGGCATCGCCGGCGTTGCCCTGACCTACGGCGGGCTGGACCGGGACAGCTCCTTCTTCTTCCTGCTTGGCGTCTCGACCGTGTTCCTCTGGGGGGCTGTGACCCTCCGGTATTTCGGGGTATCGGAGCGCCTGGCGTTCTCCGGAACCAGCGCCCTCCTGCTCGCCCTGTGGTACCTGCCGCGCAAGTGGCTCGAACCGATTACCGGGCCGCTCGAGGGAGACATCGAGATGTTCTTCCTGAGCGGCGTCGTGATGGTCACCTGCGGCGTCTTCATCGTCGTGTACAACGCCGACATCGTGCTGCCAGCGATTGCGGGCCTGGGCAACCGCTTCGGGCGCCTGGTCCCGGCTCTCAAGACCGCGGTGGCCTACCCGCTCACATCGCGGTTCCGCAACGGCATGACGATGGCCATGATCGGCCTGATCATGTTCTCGCTCGTCATGATGTCTACTATCAACGAGAATTTCGCCGCGCTGTTCCTGAACGATGAGTCGAAAGGCGGCTTTGATGTCGTCGGGACCGTCAACGAGAACAACCCGATCGACGACATCAAGGGAGCGCTTGCCTCTGCCGGGGTTGATATCGCGCCCGTCGAGGCGGTCGGGATGGCCCGGGTGGCCTCGCAGGAGGAGGTCGAGGTCGAAAACCGGGACGGGTTCGTCAACACCGACGACGGAACGGTCGCTCCGTATAGCAGCATCAAGCTGTTCGGGGTCGATGACGGCTTCCTCGCCGCACAGGAGCTGAAGCTGAAGTTCCGGGCGGCCGGATACGCCGATGACGCGGCGGTGTGGAAGGCGCTGCGGGAGCAGCCCAATCTCGCCCTGCTCCCGGGGGACGCGACGACGGCGCCCCAGGGATTCGGCGGAGGAGGCAACCTGCGCCTTCGCCTGAAACCGCTGACCGACGGGTTCGCACCGTTCACGCTCGACCTGCGCGACCCGGGGACGGGCGAGGTGACCACCGTCACGGTCATCGGGCAGCTGAAGGAGTCTGCCGACACGTTCTTCGCGCTGAGCAGCCCGGATTTCGGGACCGGGATCGTGGTTCGCGAGGCCACCCTCCGGGAGGCATTCCCGGCGGCACGAGGGGAGTTGTTCTTCCTCCGCCTCGCGGCGGGCACCGACTCGGAAGCCTTTGCCAAGACGGTAGAGGCCGCCCTGGTGCAGGCCTCGGCGGACTCACTCGATGCCCTGCTCGCGGACCAGCAGCGGCAGCAGACCGGGTTTCTCCTCGTCTTCCAGGGGTTCATGGGCCTTGGCCTGATCGTGGGCATCGCCGCCCTGGCGGTCATCGCCTCGCGTGCGGTCGTGGAACGCCGGCAGCAGATCGGCATGCTGCGGGCGATCGGCTACACCCGGCGCATGGTGGCACTCAGCTTCCTGCTCGAATCGGCGTTCATCGCGGTTGCCGGCATCCTGCTTGGTCTTGTACTCGGACTGTCCCTCGCCTGGGTGCTTTTCACAACGGAAGAACTCTTCGAGGGTTCGGAGTCCGTGAGCTTTATCGTGCCCTGGCTGCAACTCGCGGTGATCTGCGCGGTCGCGTTCGGGTCGTCGATTCTGATGACCGTGCTCCCGGCGCGGAGCGCGTCGCGCGTGCCCGTCGCCGAGGCCCTCCGGTACGAATAG
- a CDS encoding DUF309 domain-containing protein: protein MVARRKRFVTKRVTVPEAFERFCAEFNEGRFYEAHEHLEEIWQFEHGPVRDLYKALIQAAAAYVHVQRGGYPGASRLLRTALGYLEPYRPGPAMGFDAEAIGRALEEARDLLERLGPDGVAQFPLAQRPRMAFDRSALSAEARRWRAWGFDEEGLPVAMEVTIPA, encoded by the coding sequence ATGGTTGCGCGGCGCAAGCGGTTTGTGACCAAGCGGGTGACCGTACCGGAAGCGTTCGAGCGCTTCTGCGCGGAGTTCAACGAAGGGCGGTTCTACGAGGCTCATGAACACCTCGAGGAGATCTGGCAGTTCGAGCACGGCCCGGTGCGCGACCTGTATAAGGCGCTGATCCAGGCGGCTGCGGCGTACGTCCACGTGCAGCGCGGCGGGTACCCCGGCGCGAGCCGGCTGCTCCGCACGGCGCTCGGCTACCTCGAACCCTATCGCCCGGGGCCGGCAATGGGCTTCGACGCGGAAGCCATCGGCCGCGCGCTCGAAGAAGCTCGCGACCTGCTCGAACGGCTCGGCCCGGACGGCGTTGCTCAATTCCCGCTCGCGCAGCGGCCGCGGATGGCGTTCGACCGCTCGGCCCTGTCGGCGGAGGCCAGGCGCTGGCGCGCCTGGGGCTTCGACGAGGAGGGGCTGCCGGTTGCGATGGAGGTCACCATCCCGGCCTGA
- a CDS encoding ABC transporter ATP-binding protein, whose translation MSQHPASDIVIDARDVVKTYDTGTVQVQALRGVSLQVQRGEMVAIMGPSGCGKTTLLNCLSGLDEFDSGTVLVAGHDIAHMPDDRKTEFRAREMGFVFQTYNLLPVLSAVENVELPLIVSGTRPKEAREKALQALDRVNLRPWANQRPGQLSGGQRQRVTIARAIVNHPSIIWADEPTGALDSKSANDIMDLIVELNVTEQRTCVIVTHDPKVAARCHRTIHMADGVIVREDSREAMRALVAAGGGAE comes from the coding sequence ATGTCTCAGCATCCAGCGAGCGATATCGTGATCGATGCCAGGGACGTCGTGAAGACGTACGACACCGGCACGGTCCAGGTGCAGGCCCTGCGCGGCGTCAGTCTGCAGGTGCAGCGCGGTGAGATGGTCGCCATCATGGGGCCATCCGGCTGCGGCAAGACGACGCTGCTCAACTGCCTGTCGGGCCTGGACGAGTTCGACAGCGGAACCGTGCTCGTTGCCGGCCACGACATCGCCCACATGCCGGACGACCGGAAGACGGAGTTCCGCGCCCGGGAGATGGGGTTCGTCTTCCAGACCTACAACCTGCTCCCGGTCCTGAGCGCTGTTGAAAACGTCGAATTGCCGCTCATCGTCTCTGGGACCAGGCCGAAGGAGGCGCGGGAGAAAGCGCTCCAGGCGCTCGACCGCGTCAATCTCCGGCCCTGGGCGAACCAGCGGCCAGGGCAGCTTTCGGGCGGTCAGCGGCAGCGCGTGACCATCGCCCGGGCCATCGTGAACCACCCGTCCATCATCTGGGCGGACGAGCCGACCGGTGCGCTCGACTCGAAGTCTGCGAACGACATCATGGACCTCATCGTCGAGCTGAATGTCACTGAGCAGCGAACCTGCGTCATCGTGACCCATGACCCGAAGGTCGCGGCGCGGTGCCACCGCACCATCCACATGGCGGACGGCGTCATCGTCCGGGAAGACAGCCGGGAGGCGATGCGTGCGCTGGTCGCCGCCGGCGGCGGGGCGGAGTAG
- a CDS encoding MBL fold metallo-hydrolase codes for MGALDVAFVGTGNAFAPGGLCWNGFVVDDRYLFEAPPQALQSLNRMGIDANSLEAVILSHHHGDHFLGLPFLLLHWKYFGRTRPATIVGPPGTQELAVAIGRSVYPSLFDTAYDLRWVELADDESAQVGDLRLTARRVEHDARLSLNLGYQCELRGRRFAYTGDTGFCEAVVAMARASEVLIAECSSVDERVPIHLNLVDDIPRLRDAMAPEARLILTHLAPDVTAGNLRNTSVARDLERYRI; via the coding sequence GTGGGAGCGCTCGATGTCGCCTTCGTCGGAACCGGCAACGCATTTGCGCCCGGCGGCCTCTGCTGGAACGGCTTCGTCGTGGATGACCGCTACCTGTTCGAGGCGCCGCCGCAGGCCCTCCAGTCCCTCAACCGGATGGGCATCGATGCGAACAGCCTCGAAGCGGTCATCTTGAGCCATCACCACGGCGACCACTTCCTCGGGCTGCCGTTCCTCCTCCTGCACTGGAAATACTTCGGCCGCACCAGGCCGGCCACCATCGTCGGGCCGCCCGGCACGCAGGAGCTTGCCGTGGCCATCGGCCGGTCGGTCTACCCCAGCCTGTTCGATACCGCGTACGACCTGCGGTGGGTGGAACTCGCCGACGACGAATCTGCGCAGGTCGGCGACCTGCGGCTCACTGCGCGGCGGGTCGAACACGACGCGCGCCTCAGCCTGAACCTCGGGTACCAGTGCGAGCTTCGCGGCAGGCGGTTCGCCTATACCGGCGACACCGGCTTCTGCGAGGCCGTCGTTGCGATGGCGCGCGCATCGGAGGTGCTCATCGCCGAGTGTTCTTCGGTCGATGAGCGAGTCCCGATTCACCTCAACCTTGTCGACGACATCCCGCGGCTGCGCGATGCCATGGCGCCAGAGGCGCGTCTCATCCTCACGCACCTGGCGCCGGACGTGACGGCGGGGAATCTCCGGAACACGTCGGTTGCCCGCGACCTCGAGCGCTACCGCATCTGA
- a CDS encoding acyl-CoA dehydrogenase family protein — translation MDFELPPHIPELLRELDDFIEREIKPLEQQDDNIRFFDHRREWARTDWENGGIPRKEWEDLLAEMRRRADRAGWLRFAVPRKYGGRDGTNLEMAIIREHLAKKGLGLHNDLQNESSVVGNFPTVKMWEQFGTEEQKKEFLEGMFTGKTRVAFGLTEPNHGSDATWLETRAVRDGDEWVINGKKRFNSGLHNATHDLIFARTSGEEGKAQGISCFIVPTNAEGFSVDFMWWTMNMPSDHAEVTLKDVRVPATAMLGKEGDGLALANTFVHENRIRQAASGVGAAQYCIDRSVEYAKQRVTFGQPLATRQAIQWPLAELQTECEMVRWMVYRTAWLLDQKHHMEISDKVAMCNYRANRLACNAADLAIQVHGGIGYTRHMPFEHIYRHHRRYRITEGSDEIQIRRIAQVMFGMGSSRKPEA, via the coding sequence ATGGACTTCGAGCTACCGCCCCACATCCCCGAACTGCTCCGGGAACTGGACGACTTCATCGAACGTGAAATCAAGCCGCTCGAGCAGCAGGACGACAACATCCGCTTCTTCGACCACCGCCGCGAATGGGCCCGGACCGACTGGGAGAATGGCGGCATCCCGCGCAAGGAGTGGGAGGACCTGCTTGCCGAGATGCGGCGCCGCGCCGACCGCGCCGGCTGGCTCCGCTTCGCGGTCCCGCGCAAGTACGGCGGGCGCGACGGCACCAACCTCGAAATGGCGATCATCCGGGAGCACCTCGCGAAAAAGGGCCTCGGCCTGCACAACGACCTGCAGAACGAGTCCTCGGTCGTCGGCAATTTCCCGACAGTGAAGATGTGGGAGCAGTTCGGCACCGAGGAGCAGAAGAAGGAGTTCCTCGAGGGCATGTTCACGGGCAAGACCCGGGTCGCCTTCGGGCTGACCGAGCCGAACCACGGCTCCGACGCCACGTGGCTCGAAACCCGCGCCGTCCGCGACGGCGACGAATGGGTCATCAACGGCAAGAAGCGGTTCAACAGCGGCCTTCACAATGCGACCCACGACCTGATCTTCGCCCGCACCTCCGGCGAGGAGGGAAAGGCCCAGGGCATCAGCTGCTTCATCGTTCCGACCAATGCCGAGGGGTTCTCGGTGGATTTCATGTGGTGGACGATGAACATGCCGAGCGACCACGCCGAGGTCACGCTCAAAGATGTGCGGGTCCCCGCGACGGCGATGCTCGGGAAGGAAGGCGACGGGCTCGCGCTGGCCAACACCTTCGTTCACGAGAACCGCATCCGGCAGGCTGCTTCCGGCGTGGGCGCCGCGCAGTACTGCATCGACCGCTCCGTGGAATACGCGAAGCAGCGCGTAACCTTTGGCCAGCCTCTTGCCACCCGCCAGGCGATCCAGTGGCCGCTCGCCGAGCTGCAGACCGAGTGCGAGATGGTCCGCTGGATGGTCTACCGGACGGCATGGCTGCTCGACCAGAAGCACCACATGGAGATCAGCGACAAGGTCGCCATGTGCAACTACCGCGCTAACCGGCTGGCCTGCAACGCCGCGGACCTGGCCATCCAGGTGCACGGCGGCATCGGCTACACGCGACACATGCCGTTCGAGCACATCTACCGGCACCACCGGCGCTACCGCATCACCGAAGGCAGCGACGAAATCCAGATCCGGCGCATCGCCCAGGTGATGTTCGGCATGGGGAGCTCCCGCAAACCGGAGGCGTAG
- a CDS encoding Zn-ribbon domain-containing OB-fold protein — MTQSTIPVPEPDEASRPFFDGAAEGRLMLMRCIDCQTWRLPARQHCDVCLSDRYTWEPASGRGRVRTFGIMHQRYHPAFQVPYNVTVVELEEGPRLPTNLVDVTNEAIYVGMPVEVVFERYDDVTLPRFRPARDL, encoded by the coding sequence ATGACCCAGTCGACCATCCCCGTGCCTGAGCCCGATGAGGCCTCGCGCCCATTCTTCGACGGTGCAGCCGAAGGGCGCCTCATGCTGATGCGCTGCATCGATTGCCAGACATGGCGGCTCCCGGCAAGGCAGCACTGCGACGTCTGCCTCAGCGACCGGTACACGTGGGAGCCCGCGAGCGGCCGCGGCCGTGTCCGGACCTTCGGCATCATGCACCAGAGGTACCACCCGGCATTCCAGGTGCCGTACAACGTCACCGTGGTCGAACTCGAGGAGGGTCCCCGCCTGCCGACCAACCTCGTCGACGTCACGAACGAGGCCATTTACGTCGGCATGCCCGTGGAAGTCGTTTTCGAGCGGTACGACGACGTCACGCTGCCGCGTTTCCGGCCGGCCCGGGACTTATGA